In Fragaria vesca subsp. vesca linkage group LG1, FraVesHawaii_1.0, whole genome shotgun sequence, the sequence GTAACAGCTTGGAGAAAAACCCAATTAAATTAAAAATGCTAGCTAGAATTGATTGATTGGATTCAAGCTTCAAGGCATATATATGTGTGTCTGCTGTCTCCTTCGTTCCATATGTTCGTGGAAACCCAGCGAGGTCCTGACGACTCCACCGTCCATCGTACACCTAATGCACTTTCTGCTTAAATCATCGTCTAGGATCTTGCATTTGCATGCACGTGTACAGTGTCAAAAAAAAATTTGAATGCCAAGAAACTGATCTACAACAGTTCATATCGAATTTCAAACATTAATCATATGGAATGATTTTATTAATTTCTAAGAAAACATCGATAGTTAGTTAGAGTCAACTTATAAAGAAGCGGGGCGAAACTCTTAAACGTGAGTTTTTTCGACCCCATTTGTGCGGATGATGGCAAAAACTGAGAGGCGGAGAGGTGACGAAAACTGAGGTGGGATATGACTCTGGAGGGAGAGCAAACGTCCATAGACAGCATGTTTTGAAGTAAAATGGCATGGGAAGGGAATGGTTTTGCTGAGGTGTAATAGCCTGACCTTTTTTCTCCTACTTAATCAGTGTCCATATCAGAAACTCCCGTTCGGATCATCCAAACCGGCCACAAAGGCCCCACCGCCACCGGCCACAATAGGCCGGTGCCCCTCCCATTCCGGCTACTCGATCCCTAGCTCTTCTTATTATGTCCAAAACGAAATTTCCATCCATTTTGTTAATTTGCACCAGAGAAAATACTATATAGGCTTTGAAATCTTAAGCTTATTAGCTTCAACGAAGTGCAAGTGTGCAAGTGTCGAGCTTGAGCGTGACCTCACCTGCCACTCTAATTATACTCCTATGACTTGTTTGTTTGATCTCCAAAAACCAACATAATTAATCGATTATATACATGGATTCTATTATACGCTTGCCGAGTTTTTTTTTAATGAAAACTCTATATATATGCATGCCGAGTTGAAAACTAAGTAATAGTCTATTATATGGATTCTGTTGATCGATTATATGGATTCTATTATATATATGCATATATGCCATTCCTTTTTCTTGTTTTTTTTTTTTTCCTTCCAGAATGAAGGTAGAGTCTCCTAGATGCAAGATAGCTAAGAATACATCATTTTGTAAAATCAACAATTAATTACATTAGTCTACAAACTCATATACATTTACTACACTTCTTACCTTTTGGTTCGTCTCTTCCAACACCAAATAACCACATGAAATTCTGTGGTACCTACCCGTATGTGATACCTACATTTATAAATGTGAGAACGTATTTATAGTCAAAGTGGTAATGCTGAGTCGTATTATTTGTAATTTTATTATAATAATTGTAATTACAAAATGTACAACCATTTTACAACTTTTTGAACAAATTGTTCTCATAGTTGTAATTTTATTTAATTTCATGTAAATAGTGTAAATAAATTTGGTAAATTTGTTCTCAATGTTGTAATTTGATTTATAACATTGTAATTTTTGTTCAAGTACATGTAAAATAAAAGTAGGATATACATCTCAGTACCATAGTTTGTCTCAATAACCATATAGTATATCTTTCATCGACTAGAATTAAGTATTTTCTAGCATAATTTGTTTATGATAATGACAAAATATCGTGAATTATAATGATGGAAATCTGTCGAGCATTCTCCAAGAATAATTCATCTTTCACGTCCCAAAAAAAAAAATAATCATCTTAGGGGCTTGTTGACTTGGTTTTTGGGGAAGTAAAAACTAGCCAACAAAAAATGTACGTGCCCTCTCCTAAAGCTTGCATACAAATACGTATCATAATTTCGTATGCTAGAGGTTGAATCCGTGATGAGGTATATATACTCAAGTTGCTTCTCCTCTTGCACGGGCGTCTTTAATAAAGAAAAGGGTGATCGAATCAAATGTAATTTCAAGAACTACATTGTTAAAAAATCAAATCAAATGTCATTTCAGAAAATACAGTACATTGTTAAAAATATACGTATGTAAGACTATAAGACCATAAGGCGGGACACATCAGTACACATACACACAACAGAGAAAGTGATCGATATATACGATGATGATAACCTAGCTATATATATTAAGCTTTGTCGAGAGAATACTCACCAGGAAAACCCTCTTCAAAACTTGTACTCATCGAAAATTGCATCTCCTACGTAATCTGACATATCTGACGTCTCTATATATTTTCCAAACCACTCGCATATTTTCACATTTTTTCCTTCCAAATGAGCTAATTTAAAAGATTTAAACAGAGCATAAAGATAAAAGAGGGTGAAAGACAGAAATGCCCCACCATCAACATGGTCTCTCTATTAATACTCGCATATCCCTCCCATCTACGGCAAAAAAAAACCAATCTATCCACCTATCTTTTCAAGGCTTAGAACACATTAGAGTGCTCTCTACGGGGGTATGTCTCCCAGCTGAAAAAACAGAGCATTTCAAGCCAAACCAAATCATAGCTGCACTAGTCAATCCTCCAAAACACTTGGCGATCATCATCATCATCATCGATCATGTGTAATCCAAACCCTTCTGTTAATTCGACGACAACCCAGAAACCAGGAGAGCAGCTTCATCAACAGCCGCAGCCGCATCTTTATTTAGACCTCTTCTTATCTCTACCGAAAGATGAAAGAAACGAACCGCCAAAGCTTGTAGTAAAGCAACTACAACCGCAGCCGCAGCCACCACAAATTTCCGTCATTGAAGTCGTCAAAGAAACCAAGTCACTCTTCAACCTCGCCTTCCCCATGCTCATCACAGGCCTCATTCTCTACTCCCGCTCCATCCTCTCCATGCTCTTCCTCGGCCGCCTCGGCGACTTAGAGCTCGCCGCGGGGTCACTAGCCATAGCCTTTGCAAACATCACAGGCTACTCCGTACTCTCCGGCCTAGCCTTGGGTATGGAGCCGCTTTGTTCCCAAGCCTTCGGAGCTCGACGTCCGAAGCTTCTGTCAGTGACCCTCCACCGCTGCGTAATCTTCCTTGTAGTTTGCTCCCTCCCCATTTCGTTCCTTTGGTACAACATATCGACCATTCTGTTATATGTCCACCAAGACCCGAAAATTACCTCAATGGCTCACACTTATCTCATGTTCTCCCTCCCTGACCTTTTCACCAACTCTCTCACTCATCCAATCCGCATTTACCTTCGCGCTCAGGGCATCACCCACCCGTTAACTCTCGCCTCCCTCGCCGGAACATGCCTTCATCTGCCTATGAATTTTTTGTTAGTGACTAAACTTCAGCTGGGAGTCACCGGCGTCGCGGCAGCTTCCGCGGCGTCGAATTTCTTCGTGCTGGTGTGTCTCGTGATGTATATTTGGGCAAGAGGGCTGCACGTGCCCACGTGGACGGCGCCGAGCCGGGAGTGTTTGACCGGCTGGGCGCCGCTGCTGCGGCTGGCAGCGCCGAGCTGCGTGTCCGTGTGTTTGGAATGGTGGTGGTACGAGATCATGATCGTCTTGTGTGGCCTTCTGGTGGACCCCAAAGCAACCGTCGCCTCGATGGGCGTGCTTATCCAAACGACGTCGTTCATCTACGTCTTCCCGTCTTCTCTCGGGTTCGCGGTCTCGACGCGGGTCGGGAACGAGCTCGGGGGGAACCGGCCTTACAGAGCCAAGCTATCCGCTGTGGTCGCGGTAGCGCTCGCCTTCGTCATGGGCCTATCCGCCGCGGCCTTCGCGTCCGGAATGAGAGGCGTGTGGGGCCGCATGTTCACAAATGACCCTGAGATCATACGGCTGACGTCGCTCGCGCTTCCGATCCTAGGGCTGTGCGAGCTCGGCAACTGTCCCCAGACAGTCGCGTGTGGGGTACTCAGAGGCAGCGCGCGTCCGACTACTGCAGCGAACGTGAACCTCGGCGCGTTTTATCTGGTGGGCATGCCCGTGGCGGTTGGGCTCGGGTTCTGGCTCCGCGTCGGGTTTAACGGGCTGTGGATCGGGTTGCTGTCGGCCCAGATATGCTGTGCGGGGCTGATGTTGTATGTTGTGGGGACCACGGACTGGGATTTGCAGGCGAAGAGGGCTCAGGCGCTATCGTGTGCCGGGTGTGAGGTGATACTACCTCCTCCAACTAGTAGTTGTGATTCGAAAGGTGAAGAAGCAGTGCAGCCATTGATCATCGTTACGGTGCCTTCTTCCAGATAATATCCAAAAATATCAAGATGTAATTTTTGCCACTTGCTATTTTTTATATAAATTATTTCTTCATCTTATTCCTATTCTTCTTCTGTAGCATGATTGTGAATTATTATGGTTGATTTTTCTACACAATTCTCTTTGTCTCAATTCATACGAGGAGATGACATTAACAAAATTATGAAGTCTATAGTCATAAGTGATGTATCAATAAGTTTCGATATGTCTACGTCCAGCCTAAACTATCACACAGAAAGCGACAAACACTACGCTCTGAACAAATGAGTTATGTTTTGTTTATGTTGCGTAAGAAGTATGAAAAATGGAATGTAAGCTGGACACTCCAAACCCTATAAGGTGAATTTTATTAATACGTGAGACTTTTGATGTTGATAATCACAAGTTTCATTTTACAACTGGAAACTCTCGAACATTTTCTTTATGCGGCATAATTCAATCTTGCGCTTCAAAGATATTCAAACGTTTTATTTTCATGTGTTCGGTGCGCTCATGGGGCATGTCTCTTGCGTTATTAGTTTGATTTTGATATAAGCTTGAAGTGGAGTAGTGACATTTTTAACCGAGACAAAGCAGTACACTGGAGTTCTGTAAGAAATGTTTTGGGCAATTGAGAAATGTCTCAAAGATTCGGACATGTTTGATCTTTTCCTTCATCGAGTATGTTGGGTGGACAAGGTAAGCCAGGCTTTCCACAGTATCCGATTACCCTCGAATCAGAATTGGACACGAAGTAGTGAGTACTACGTACTCCAGTGGGAGGTAATGCATATTTGACCTTATCTTCCAGATTGGTCCCAGCAACCCTAATCATTCAGTTCACGATGAAATTACCCAGCTGGTAGGACTCCATTGAAGAAAGCTTTGAGCTAATTATAGTTCATATACAGTGACTACTCGAGGA encodes:
- the LOC101305308 gene encoding multidrug and toxin extrusion protein 2-like, whose amino-acid sequence is MCNPNPSVNSTTTQKPGEQLHQQPQPHLYLDLFLSLPKDERNEPPKLVVKQLQPQPQPPQISVIEVVKETKSLFNLAFPMLITGLILYSRSILSMLFLGRLGDLELAAGSLAIAFANITGYSVLSGLALGMEPLCSQAFGARRPKLLSVTLHRCVIFLVVCSLPISFLWYNISTILLYVHQDPKITSMAHTYLMFSLPDLFTNSLTHPIRIYLRAQGITHPLTLASLAGTCLHLPMNFLLVTKLQLGVTGVAAASAASNFFVLVCLVMYIWARGLHVPTWTAPSRECLTGWAPLLRLAAPSCVSVCLEWWWYEIMIVLCGLLVDPKATVASMGVLIQTTSFIYVFPSSLGFAVSTRVGNELGGNRPYRAKLSAVVAVALAFVMGLSAAAFASGMRGVWGRMFTNDPEIIRLTSLALPILGLCELGNCPQTVACGVLRGSARPTTAANVNLGAFYLVGMPVAVGLGFWLRVGFNGLWIGLLSAQICCAGLMLYVVGTTDWDLQAKRAQALSCAGCEVILPPPTSSCDSKGEEAVQPLIIVTVPSSR